The Sabethes cyaneus chromosome 3, idSabCyanKW18_F2, whole genome shotgun sequence DNA window CTGATATCTATCGACTGTGGGTAAGATTCCGGCCAACTTCCCTTTTATAAAAGGCTTATTAAAGGTACGATAAAAGGAGAATTTGTTCTAATGAATTATCTTTTATAGTTTTTTTGTCATCAGAAATAAGTCCATTTTTTATACATGCGTTATTCGGGCGATTTTTGAAAGTTAGAAATGCTAGCGTAAATCCGTATATTTAGCTTACCTACTTCGACTAGGAATAGAGCGAGGAATAGGACTATGGTAAGGGCTTAAGTCATTGCTTGAGTTAGGACTAGAGGCTAGGGATTCGGAACTACGGGCTAAAAGCTAAAAACTgcgggctagggctagggttaGCGCTAGGGCATGGGCTTGCACTAGGTCCAACTAGAACCAGGATTTTGGATTGGGCCTGAGATTAAACCTGGGATTGGTTTTTGATTTGGATGTGGGATTGGGCTTAGGGTTAAGCCTAGGCATTGGGCTTACGATTGGGATTCGGGATGGAATTAAGCTCCAGATTGAGGTTAGGCTTGAGCATGAACTTTATGAACATGGATTTAGCTTTAGACTTAGTCGTGGACATAGCTTTAGCAATGCAACGACTGGTCGGAGCATAATGTAGTAGAATCCAATGTACGGATGTCTTCCCAGCAACAACATCTAAGTCGGGTTATTACTGGTGGGGCTAAGCCGACTCAGAGCAAGGCGGGACAACTAACGACTAGACAAGACAATAACCAAAATCTACTTCGTCGAATAGCAAATTCTGAATGTTTCATTCTTATCGAAATATACCCTTCATATGAACATTTTTACGAAATTTcgcgaacgatatttggcggagtacaaactgaaagcggcgatcggtggaggcgtatgaattacgagctacaggcactgcttagaTTTCCACCGTAtaactggcgaaagtcggtgCGCTACAATAGGCAgatcacgtcgtaaggatgccggacgacagtgcgacgaaaacggtgcTTTTCAACAACTCCGCCGGCACTAGGAACAAAATGGCCCAACGAGCAGGACAGGAGACTACTGGTTGAAATAGTACGAACAACTATACTGACGGTGACGACGATGGATTCCCAGTATGCTAGTAGAATCGAGTGAAACTCGGTATTGCAGAAGTCTAGTCAGTTTTCCTTACTGAATAGTCCACTCTACCGAGTTGCTTGACAAAATCGTGTAGAACTCGACTTCTATAACACAATGAAATAGTAATCAAGAAAAATGACACTCGATTCGACTTACACACTGTCGAGTCGAGCAAAATTCCTCATTATAGGGCTCGACTCAGTTTTGTTTTCAGTGGCAACCGGTGGACTTAGTCGAGTTAAGCGACAGAAACGTATCGAGTCCAAATTCTATAGTCaaactagtcgagcaaagtgacacctGGAGAAGGTCCCTTCTATGACTAATGATCAGCGAAAAGGAAACGTCCAAGTCGTTGTTCTTTTCTTCGGGACATACGGTGAACGGGGAGGTATTcagtacgaagtgcctgctGGAAGTTACCaccttcatcaagaagtattACGCGAAGTAGGATGCCGTCTTTTGGTCAAACCCGACCTCAGCCCAGTATGCCAAGAGATCACTAGAAGAGATggaccggctgaagataaacgttgtatCGTAGACCACCGACCCTGCCAACGTCTCATTGACAGCATCCTAAGAGCTCGGCTTCTATATTACCAAAGTAAACAAGTCGAGCAGATATACCCTACACAACTTTCATAGTAGAGCTTCTTGTTCCTCCAAATATGGTTACACTGGAAAAATTCTGGTTAATTAGCTTGACGCAACAAACTAAATACTAGAGTTCCTGAAGTATGCGTAGAATGATACATCGAGGCCTGTCTAAAATTGCCAAAATCGACAATCAACAACCGAAATCTTGTGATCCAAACTAAAATATCTTCCTGTAAGGACGATAGAGCCATGATAGCCATCAATTCCTAATGATAATGGCTAATTGCTGATTTTGAATCAACTTACTTCCCCGAGCCCACCGTGCAACCGCAAAAAGCGGATAAAAATTCTACATACCAGAGCAGGAACGTTAATGGAACATTCTCAGTGCTTGAAGAGTACATACATTCTGACGTTCGTCAATTGCACTAGGAAAGACTGGAAAATTTCCATTGTACGCTGCCATCATTGTATTTCACGACgagctgctactgctgctgctcctgctgAATCTAGGTCCGAGAAAAGCTCATGCATCCACCATCGCCATAATATCCAGCAGAACATAAACTACTTTGTGTAGGTCGGTAGAAGGCAGAGATGCATGAAGAGGAAAGCAGGATACAGAAACACTCGGAAATTGGGTCAGGATCACATATTTACATAAGCCATGTGCTGGTGCAGCTCTAGCTAGGTACGGCGGTATGCATCACACCGCCCACCATCGCTATGGCGTTTATAATCAACGAATAATGGATCATGAAGCATCAAAGCAAGACCCAAAGATTTCGATTGCATTCCACCTTAGAGAGAAATTCTATTTTAGCTTATCTAAAACGCCACAACGAGAGGGCACCCCGAAGAGTATGTCATCAATTCGTAAAATATGTTGTTGCATAAATTAAAACTGTCATGTCTACCACTTATTTGGGAAAACTTATGCAAACTTTCAAGTTTGATGTGCATTTTATCAGGTGGTTAGTCCTAAATCTTCATATTTtcccaaaaataaattttattgtatgTTATTGGGAATAATTTCTACTAGATCTACTAGAAACATCCGAAATGTCTCAGATAACTACAGAGACTCACATCACACTCAGATCAGATGATAAAAATAAAGCGAATAGAGCTGCGCGTGAAACTATTCCACTGAAACTATATGTTTAGACAGTAAAAGTAGGTATACAAATATCAAAACAATCACAAAAGAATAAGATTTTTATTGCGTTTCCCATCGAGTGCTAGGTATTGTTCGTAGCGGATGACGGGAAATCATACACGAGTTAGATAGTGGAAGATTATCCTAACGCAAAGGAAAAACCCCAAGTGTGTATATTGGAAagtatgacaacatttggaGTATCACTACTGTTCAAGTACGCACATGCGACCATTGTTAAACGTGACAAACAGAAGTACCACTTCACAAAATCTAGTATAAAACCATCGCGAGCCGAACTCTCTTCCGTCAGAATTATCGATTGTTTCAAAGCTTTGGTTCACTAGAAATTAAACCTGTACGAATATGATGAAAACACTTTTTGTCACTTTCATCGCCTTTCTTGGGACGATCAACGGTTAATCTATATTATTTACTATTGAAACAAtaactaaaaaaaatattacttatCAATTGACAGCCGCATCGCTTTCGACCGGGAAAATCGTCGGAGGATTCCGGGTCGACATCGCTGACGTTCCCTACCAAGTCTCACTTCAGATCAATGGCCGACACATTTGCGGAGGATCCATTATCGCATCCCGGTGGGTTCTAACTGCTGCTCACTGTACAACCAGAACTTCGTTGCCTTACACTGTACGGATCGGTTCTACCGTTCGTTCCGTTGGCGGTGTAGTCGTCAAAGTTCAGTCTGTGACTCCCCATCCGCAGTACAACAAGGAAACAACAGACTACGATTATTCTCTGCTGGAACTAGCCGAAAGTATAGGTTACACACGTCGAATTCAAAAAATTGCCCTTCCGGAGACAGGGGAAGTTCTTGAGGACGGTTCAATGTGCACTATTTCCGGTTGGGGTGATACCAGAAGCTTCGAGGAGAGTTCACAGCTACTGCGGGCAGTTAATGTACCGTCAGTTAACCAGTTGAAATGTAAGACTGCATATGCTTCATCAAACCCCGTGACGGAACGAATGATCTGTGCCGGGTACGCCGCTGGAGGTAAGGATTCCTGTCAGGGAGATTCCGGTGGTCCACTGGTTGTAAACGGTAAATTGGTCGGAGTGGTTTCCTGGGGGAAAGGATGCGCTCAACCAAAGTTTCCCGGAGTATATGCTCGTGTTTCAGCCGTGCGCGAATGGATTACCCAAGTTTCTGGGGTATGATGCAGAAATTTGAATAAACCCATCTAAAATTAGTTTTGTCTGGTTTTCTTACTCGAAATCCTCTATGAGAAATTTACTTTACAATTCCGGTCGTTAaggagaaaccgaaagtggctaacgttattgtgttagtgcactgtacaaacactgtactatacatctcatgtgttcgttaaaaaccaaaacgtttatttgaatgttgcataagTATTGGTAAtacatgtcaaatagcggagcttgcaaacataaacacagctgatccgcagccaaccgcaccgactacgaacatcccgaaatatagtttgttttctttatcaagacattccgatgCATTTAGGATtaccagcagcaactgaataatgcataggTTCAATAGGATagttaattaatccgtttgcattgaaggccagtttttgattcctgGTCAACTGATCGTTTGTTTACAtcactctaagcttatcgatgcggcaaaagttgaaagctctttaaaagctcattgatgtggcgaaactttgagaccgtggtgctgtttttcggggattttccattagcaattatgttttgctgagcgtttgttgatatatagcggatcgataaatggaatttcaagttttaggaaattataacagcactggaagcactgattacgtggtaAAAGCATGCGaggccaatacagatgcatttttaaggcacaaaacaatacatgcatcgaaagacagccatttatccagccatctttgagccattttcgggtTCCCATTAAAATGAGTCAAAATGACCGTTTTTCAGATCAGTTTTTGGTCCCATTTAATGGTAAACCCAAACTCTTGACTGAAGTAAGTACGGTTCTTGAATGTGTCCAAGTTGCAATAATTAGAACATTTATGTTCGAATTTAATGTATTTATTTACTAATACTGCCagtcagggctgtcctgcactcagtgcatctattttgcttttttagctgtaacacctcagtcaaacaaaattcgaaaatgttatgtatggggcatttatagagtcgcttattatccataagattgcttaactaagtattgctctatcttaagtatttacggcgcgcTCCCAGTTTACACTGAGCGGTACACCCagagcgctctctgcgcactacccagtcccggtagtcacgaaaggcgcactccgtttgccacaggagcagatcgcttgccaaatcatgtatttcttggcaaactttgaaagttactgcatccttacttcctccggaacatcaaacttgtgctgggcggtgaagtacagtagccccagaagctgccggaagtccgccttgacgtaaattCGTGACGTTGCTTTtctggtgacgccattttttccaattttcgaaatactgaccgcgataaaaatagagtgtaaacaacaCAGTACTACAAAGTATGCACATTTAGGCATTTAGAATGCTGTATGTATTTAGGTAGGATGCCTCATTAGGGCCACTTGTTAGTAAGATTCTTGATGGAAGCAGACACATATGCAAGGCATCATTCTTGGGCCAACATTCTGAAATCAGGTGTCAACGATGAACTTAAACTGAAGTTCGCGGACGATATTGCTTTTAcgataaatttcataaaaataaagcatcttcttcttcttcatagcgctgggatggctcttgccgtatcaacaattcctctccattgtacttgatTGCTCTAGCAAGTCGGCTTCACCCTGATCGAACCATCTAGTACGCTGAGCTCCTCtactcctggtgccggtggggttcttgaagagaacggatttcacttcaCAGTCGTCAGGcctccggcatccttgcgacatggccGACCCACCGTAGGCATATACTCCTTGATCAAAGCGTATTTCAGagcgaaaagtaggctcgacttctaaCTTGCATGCAGCgttctccttactcgtattatttatTACTGGcggtgaagaacaataaagcggctggggctgatcagctacccggcgagctgctgaaatacggtggtgacgcactggctagagcgctgcactgggtcattgtcaagatttgggaggatgagctactaccggaggagtggacggaaggcatcgtgtgtccgaactacaaaaaggacgacaagttggattgttgcaattaccgcgcaatcacactgttgaacgccgcctacaaggtactctcccaacttttatgtcgtcgattatcaccatttgcaaaggagttcgtggggcaatatcaagcgggattcatgggtgcccgtgccaccacggaccagattttcgcgcttcggcaagtgttgcagaaatgtcgcgaatacaacgtgcccacgcatcatttattcatcgacttcaaatcggcgtacgacacgatcgatcgagatcagctatggcagattatgcactactacggatttccggataaactaacgcgattggtcaaggcgacgatggatcgagtaatgtgtgttgttcgagtatcagttgcagtctcgagtccctttggatctcgaagagggttacggcaaggtgatgggctttcatgtttgctgtttaacatcgctttggagggtgtgataagaagagcgggtatagacacgagtggcacgatattcacgaagtccgtccagcttcttggtttcgctgacgacgttgacatcattacacgtacctttgagaggatggtggaaacgtacatcggactggtagctgaagccaaacggattggacttcattaatgtatcgaaaacaaaatacatgaaaggaagaggttctagagaagtgaatgctgacctccctccccggattcatttagacggtatggcatcgaggtggtagaagagttcgtgtatctgggctcactggttaccgcagacaacgacaccagcagagaaatacaaagacgcattatggcaggaaatcgtgcctactttggactccgtaggacgctgcgatcgaacaaaactcGCCACCgtacgaagttaacaatctacaagatgCTGATTAGactggtagtcctttacggccacgagacatggactatgctcgtggaggaccaacgcgcccttactgttttcgaacggaaggttgcgcaccatctacggcgaagtgcagatggaagacggaacgtggaggaggcgaatgaaccatgaattgcatcagctgcttagggaaccacccatcgctcacaccgcaaaaatcggtcgcctgcgatgggctgggcatgtcgtgaggatgtcggacgactgcccggttaaaaagttctcaataacgatccgactggaacgagacggctgggcgcgcagcgagcaagatggatcgatcaagtggaaggcgatcagcggaccctacgtagactacgtggctggcgaattgcggccatggaccgagtggaatggagacgacttcttcgtacagcagaggaaaccacggcctggagctgattaagatTGCTGGCGATGACCAAAAATCCCAAATATtcaaactcatcaaccacttacaGTTAATAGtcgctgtccgtgggaggcaaacgtaaACTTAACACTCAACAATAGGCCACATCTTTGTGTTGCGGCAGATCTTCCAACAGTGTCGCGAATACTCAGTCCCTACGCATCaactattcatagatttcaaggccgcatTTGATACTATCAACCGTGAAGAGTTATCGAAAATAATGTACAAAAATGACCTTCCGGGAAATCGACAAGACTGTATAAGGCAACTATGGATCAAGCCCATTTTTAACTCGCAGAGAGGACTTCGACAAGTTGATGATATT harbors:
- the LOC128742339 gene encoding trypsin 3A1-like; its protein translation is MMKTLFVTFIAFLGTINAASLSTGKIVGGFRVDIADVPYQVSLQINGRHICGGSIIASRWVLTAAHCTTRTSLPYTVRIGSTVRSVGGVVVKVQSVTPHPQYNKETTDYDYSLLELAESIGYTRRIQKIALPETGEVLEDGSMCTISGWGDTRSFEESSQLLRAVNVPSVNQLKCKTAYASSNPVTERMICAGYAAGGKDSCQGDSGGPLVVNGKLVGVVSWGKGCAQPKFPGVYARVSAVREWITQVSGV